A DNA window from Ctenopharyngodon idella isolate HZGC_01 chromosome 10, HZGC01, whole genome shotgun sequence contains the following coding sequences:
- the hnrnpm gene encoding heterogeneous nuclear ribonucleoprotein M isoform X2 has product MKKAVEKVNKHVMNGRPLKVKEDPDGVIAQREANRAHGGGGGGGGPPGMGGGMGGGMGGGMGGGMGMGMGPGPGAPPMVNIPPSLMNNPNIPNEIIHGLQSGKIGSTIFVANLDYKVGWKKLKEVFGMAGAVVRADILEDKDGKSRGMGTVTFEMPIEAVQAVSMFNGQLLFNRVMHVKLDEKSLPKGDFAPPDRPPALPRGLSGVGLGLGPGGQPIDATQLNRGGMGNMGPGGIDNFGGGMNNMDRFGPSGMGRMNDMDRGIGGGFDREFGGRNDMGMARSNFGDSFDRGMGNTMGMDRMNSGMDRLGGGMDRMGGLDRMGMDRMDRMSDLDRLGTGFDRMGSGLDRLGPSMDRLGSGLDRMSSSVDRMGPGGFDRLGPSSMDRMSGGMDFASPMGMDRMNAGLDRMGSNFDRMGSGGMDRFPSSGLDRMGTSMDRMGSGGVGGQFDRPADMDRGNFGTPFSGSGQGGPGAGGANARKGCQIFVRNLPFDFTWKMLKDTFNSCGIVQYADIKMENGKSKGCGVVRFDSPETAERACRTMNGYRLNGREIDVRIDRNA; this is encoded by the exons ATGAAAAAGGCTGTAGAGAAAGTCAACAAACATGTCATGAATGGCCGTCCTCTCAAGGTCAAGGAG GATCCAGATGGAGTGATTGCCCAGCGTGAAGCTAATCGGGCTCATGGGGGTGGTGGTGGTGGCGGTGGACCCCCAGGCATGGGTGGAGGAATGGGAGGTGGCATGGGAGGCGGCATGGGTGGAGGAATGGGCATGGGGATGGGTCCAGGGCCTGGCGCTCCTCCAATGGTCAACATCCCTCCCAGTCTCATGAACAACCCCAACATTCCCAATGAGATCATCCATGGACTCCAGTCTGGAAAAATCGGAAGCACCATTTTTGTGGCCAAT CTGGACTACAAGGTTGGCTGGAAGAAGCTCAAAGAGGTGTTCGGAATGGCTGGAGCGGTTGTGCGTGCTGATATCCTGGAGGATAAGGACGGGAAAAGCAGAGGCATGGGAACGGTTACGTTTGAGATGCCCATTGAGGCTGTTCAAGCAGTCT CCATGTTCAATGGACAGCTCCTCTTCAACAGGGTCATGCACGTCAAACTG GATGAGAAATCCCTTCCCAAAGGTGACTTTGCGCCCCCAGATCGTCCTCCAGCACTTCCTC GTGGTCTGAGCGGTGTCGGTCTTGGTCTGGGACCCGGCGGTCAACCCATCGATGCTACCCAGCTCAACCGGGGTGGAATGGGCAACATGGGCCCAGGAG GGATTGATAATTTTGGAGGAGGTATGAACAACATGGATCGTTTTGGACCCTCTGGAATGGGAAGAATGAATG ATATGGATCGTGGAATTGGTGGTGGCTTTGATAGAGAATTTGGTGGCCGTAATGACATGGGAATGGCCCGTAGCAACTTCGGAGACTCTTTTGACCGAGGAATGG GAAACACCATGGGAATGGATCGCATGAATTCTGGTATGGATCGGCTTGGTGGTGGCATGGACCGCATGGGAGGACTAGACCGAATGGGAATGGATCGCATGGACCGCATGTCTGATCTGGACCGGTTGGGAACTGGCTTTGACAGAATGGGTTCAGGGCTTGACCGGTTAGGGCCCAGTATGGATCGCCTGGGATCAGGCCTTGACCGCATGAGCTCCAGTGTGGACCGCATGGGCCCTGGTGGGTTTGACCGCTTGGGCCCGTCCAGCATGGATCGTATGAGTGGCGGAATGGACTTTGCCTCTCCTATGGGCATGGACAGGATGAACGCGGGCCTCGACCGAATGGGTTCAAACTTCGACCGCATGGGCTCCGGTGGCATGGACCGCTTTCCCTCCTCAGGCCTTGATCGCATGGGTACCAGCATGGATCGTATGGGCTCTGGTGGCGTCGGTGGTCAGTTTGACAGACCTGCTGATATGGACCGTGGCAACTTTGGCACTCCTTTCAGTGGGTCTGGACAAGGAGGGCCAGGGGCTGGTGGAGCCAATGCCAGGAAGGGCTGCCAGATTTTTGTCAGAAAT CTGCCCTTTGACTTCACCTGGAAGATGTTGAAGGACACTTTCAATTCATGTg GCATTGTGCAGTATGCAGACATAAAGATGGAGAACGGTAAATCCAAGGGCTGTGGTGTGGTGCGCTTTGATAGTCCTGAGACTGCAGAGCGAGCCTGTCGTACCATGAACGGCTACCGGCTAAATGGGCGAGAGATTGATGTCAGGattgacagaaatgcataa
- the hnrnpm gene encoding heterogeneous nuclear ribonucleoprotein M isoform X1, with translation MKKAVEKVNKHVMNGRPLKVKEDPDGVIAQREANRAHGGGGGGGGPPGMGGGMGGGMGGGMGGGMGMGMGPGPGAPPMVNIPPSLMNNPNIPNEIIHGLQSGKIGSTIFVANLDYKVGWKKLKEVFGMAGAVVRADILEDKDGKSRGMGTVTFEMPIEAVQAVSMFNGQLLFNRVMHVKLDEKSLPKGDFAPPDRPPALPRGLSGVGLGLGPGGQPIDATQLNRGGMGNMGPGGMDGMGFGGMGRVGGIDNFGGGMNNMDRFGPSGMGRMNDMDRGIGGGFDREFGGRNDMGMARSNFGDSFDRGMGNTMGMDRMNSGMDRLGGGMDRMGGLDRMGMDRMDRMSDLDRLGTGFDRMGSGLDRLGPSMDRLGSGLDRMSSSVDRMGPGGFDRLGPSSMDRMSGGMDFASPMGMDRMNAGLDRMGSNFDRMGSGGMDRFPSSGLDRMGTSMDRMGSGGVGGQFDRPADMDRGNFGTPFSGSGQGGPGAGGANARKGCQIFVRNLPFDFTWKMLKDTFNSCGIVQYADIKMENGKSKGCGVVRFDSPETAERACRTMNGYRLNGREIDVRIDRNA, from the exons ATGAAAAAGGCTGTAGAGAAAGTCAACAAACATGTCATGAATGGCCGTCCTCTCAAGGTCAAGGAG GATCCAGATGGAGTGATTGCCCAGCGTGAAGCTAATCGGGCTCATGGGGGTGGTGGTGGTGGCGGTGGACCCCCAGGCATGGGTGGAGGAATGGGAGGTGGCATGGGAGGCGGCATGGGTGGAGGAATGGGCATGGGGATGGGTCCAGGGCCTGGCGCTCCTCCAATGGTCAACATCCCTCCCAGTCTCATGAACAACCCCAACATTCCCAATGAGATCATCCATGGACTCCAGTCTGGAAAAATCGGAAGCACCATTTTTGTGGCCAAT CTGGACTACAAGGTTGGCTGGAAGAAGCTCAAAGAGGTGTTCGGAATGGCTGGAGCGGTTGTGCGTGCTGATATCCTGGAGGATAAGGACGGGAAAAGCAGAGGCATGGGAACGGTTACGTTTGAGATGCCCATTGAGGCTGTTCAAGCAGTCT CCATGTTCAATGGACAGCTCCTCTTCAACAGGGTCATGCACGTCAAACTG GATGAGAAATCCCTTCCCAAAGGTGACTTTGCGCCCCCAGATCGTCCTCCAGCACTTCCTC GTGGTCTGAGCGGTGTCGGTCTTGGTCTGGGACCCGGCGGTCAACCCATCGATGCTACCCAGCTCAACCGGGGTGGAATGGGCAACATGGGCCCAGGAG gaATGGATGGAATGGGCTTTGGTGGCATGGGTAGAGTGGGAG GGATTGATAATTTTGGAGGAGGTATGAACAACATGGATCGTTTTGGACCCTCTGGAATGGGAAGAATGAATG ATATGGATCGTGGAATTGGTGGTGGCTTTGATAGAGAATTTGGTGGCCGTAATGACATGGGAATGGCCCGTAGCAACTTCGGAGACTCTTTTGACCGAGGAATGG GAAACACCATGGGAATGGATCGCATGAATTCTGGTATGGATCGGCTTGGTGGTGGCATGGACCGCATGGGAGGACTAGACCGAATGGGAATGGATCGCATGGACCGCATGTCTGATCTGGACCGGTTGGGAACTGGCTTTGACAGAATGGGTTCAGGGCTTGACCGGTTAGGGCCCAGTATGGATCGCCTGGGATCAGGCCTTGACCGCATGAGCTCCAGTGTGGACCGCATGGGCCCTGGTGGGTTTGACCGCTTGGGCCCGTCCAGCATGGATCGTATGAGTGGCGGAATGGACTTTGCCTCTCCTATGGGCATGGACAGGATGAACGCGGGCCTCGACCGAATGGGTTCAAACTTCGACCGCATGGGCTCCGGTGGCATGGACCGCTTTCCCTCCTCAGGCCTTGATCGCATGGGTACCAGCATGGATCGTATGGGCTCTGGTGGCGTCGGTGGTCAGTTTGACAGACCTGCTGATATGGACCGTGGCAACTTTGGCACTCCTTTCAGTGGGTCTGGACAAGGAGGGCCAGGGGCTGGTGGAGCCAATGCCAGGAAGGGCTGCCAGATTTTTGTCAGAAAT CTGCCCTTTGACTTCACCTGGAAGATGTTGAAGGACACTTTCAATTCATGTg GCATTGTGCAGTATGCAGACATAAAGATGGAGAACGGTAAATCCAAGGGCTGTGGTGTGGTGCGCTTTGATAGTCCTGAGACTGCAGAGCGAGCCTGTCGTACCATGAACGGCTACCGGCTAAATGGGCGAGAGATTGATGTCAGGattgacagaaatgcataa